Part of the Nitrospirota bacterium genome is shown below.
CCTGATCTTTATCCCAAGCCATGCCTGGTGCCAGAACAGAAGCATCACGAGAAAATTATAAGTCCCGTGAGCGAGCCGGAGTGAAACAAGCAGTTGCCTGTCGATGAGCGGATATTGCATGGGAGAACAGGGGACGGACAATACGCGGAAATCACAGTTTCCTTACCGTGTCTGTCCCCATTTTTATGATTTTACTGGACAACCTCGATGAAACCGTCCATGCCCCTGTCCTTATGGCTCTTGAAGAACAGGAAGCGCTCGTCACACTCCATTTCATATTTGCCTGTCTTCGTCGGCGTGAACTTGACGGTCATGGCCTCTTTGTCGCTCAGCTTGACCTTGAAATCGATCCCTGCCTCAGGAGCTTTCACCAGGATGTCATGAGGCACGTACCCTTTGGTTTTTTTTACGGACAGTTCCACCGGCACGTTGACCTTTACCACGATATAGTTCGGATCGAAAAAATACTCGCCGCCCGTGATATCCACATGCTGGACCCCGTCAGGACCGACCGTGGCGACGAATCGTTTCTCTTTCATGCCCTCCTCCCCATGGGCGGCCAGTGCGAACAGCAGAAGGTACGCGAATACCATGGTGGATGATCTGATGTATTTCATGTCTGTTGTCTCCCCCTTTCGCTGGAAATTCTAAGCTGATTATAGCATCAATGTACCGGCATCGGTCAATAATTTGTGATGTTATCATGAGATTTTTATGGTATATTTTCCTCTGATCATCCGGCACTTAATTTCATTATGATCCAGCGTGCTATGGAACCGAAAAAAATCCTTGTCGTTGACGACGAACCCGACCTGATCGAGCTGGTGTCCTACAACCTGAAAAAGGAAGGCTACAAGGTCTCCACCGCGGCTGACGGAGAAGAGGCGCTCGAAAAGCTGCGTAAAGGCGGCTTTGACCTTGTCATCCTCGACCTCATGCTCCCCGGCGTTCAGGGTGTCGAGGTCTGCAGGATGCTCAGGAACAACCCGAAGACCGAATCCCTGCCAGTCATCATGCTCACCGCGAAGGGCGACGTGTCGGACAAGATCAGAGGACTCGAGACCGGCGCCGATGATTATATGACCAAGCCATTCAG
Proteins encoded:
- a CDS encoding cupredoxin domain-containing protein, whose product is MKYIRSSTMVFAYLLLFALAAHGEEGMKEKRFVATVGPDGVQHVDITGGEYFFDPNYIVVKVNVPVELSVKKTKGYVPHDILVKAPEAGIDFKVKLSDKEAMTVKFTPTKTGKYEMECDERFLFFKSHKDRGMDGFIEVVQ